TGTTGCTCCAAATGAAGGAGCAGGGTCCACTGTTGCCATTAAGCAAAAACATGCTTAACCAATCCTACATAAATGAccctttattttatctttttttatttttggagatgaggacttgctctgtcactcaggctggagtgcagtggtgtgatcacagctcactgcagctttgaactcctggtctcaagtcatcttcctgccccagcctcctgagtagctgggactagaggcacgtacgagcacacttagctaattttaaaattttttgtagagacagaggtctcgcTTAGAtgcctatgctggtcttgaactcctggcttcaagcagtcctactgcctcagcctcccaaagtgttaggattacgggcataagccacATTGTCTGACCCTTTAATCCAGAGTTCTTTTGCAcatttctgctgaaaaatctctGCCTTACCTGTACTGTCTTTTCATCTACTTCTGTGTTGATGACTTAAGTAAGGCTAATAAATTTGGATTtacattatgatttttaaaatttttcattcactAAGTATTTTGATGCCTAATTCCATAATCAAAAGAGATGAGTTCCCTCAGGAAGAGTATGATGTGTCAGACATTTTATCCCTGTATTTGCCAAGCTGCTTCTTAAGAATCATCTTGaggttgttatttaaaatatagattcccAGGCCTCGGCACAGACCCACTGGACTTGAAACCCCAGTGGAGAGGCCTAGGAAgctgtttatttaataaacaagtTAATAATAATCAGTTGTTTAATAAACTATTGATTCTTAACCATAAAATATGGGAAACTGATTTATCTTACTGTGTTCTTGGAAAAGGCCTAGACATTTCATTCCATAGACTTCTGTTAGAGTTTTGAAAAACTAGTTACTTATTGGCTACTATTTTGGTTCAGCAATGGTTCTTTCAGTACCCTGAAATAAGTATAGGCATTTTAAAGGAAGTGCTTTTTTGATAGCATATGTTCTCATTATATGGTAACTCTTTCAAATGCCTGTCATTGGTGTAAAGCTAATACCTGGTGTTGCATGACCACAGATTTAGAAAGTTCACTTCCCTTTCAAACTTATAGTGATGACTAATGATACTGTGAATAGGCCTTAACAAGTGGACAGGGACTAATAAAATGTCTCTGCTTAGTGATTCATGGCATCTAAAGTGAATCACTTTAGGGAAAGTGATCAACTGACCTTGTACATCAATCTTATTGGCTGAGAGTGATGAAGGTGGGAGCGGAGGGCTTCTAATGTTACAATTTCAAGATTTGTATTTACCTAAATACTACTAATAGGAAATATttgctgtgtgtatatatatttacttacttatttatttattttgagacggagtctcactctgcacccaggctagagtgtagtggtgcgatctcagctcactgcaacctctgcctccagggttgaagcaattcttgtgcctcagcctcccgagtagctgggactacaggcatgcatcaccacacccagctaatttttgtatttttagtagagatgaggtttcactatgttggccaggctggtctcgaactcctgacctcaggtgatccacctgcctcggcctcccaagattttgggattacaggcgtgagccactgtgcctgccctgaAAATATtggcaatattttaaattcattacaCCTATTGGGTATTATCTATAGAAAAACACAGGTTGTCTTCATTTTTGAGATATCTTAATGTATTCTTTCATTCAAAAAGTATTTGAGTACTTTCTGTGTGCATACTATCCACATTAAATAGGTGATGTTATATcttttgtgtcattttaaaacatttaacacTTGTAGTTCTTTGACAGTAGTATTTCTTTGGAAGAATGCATACATTGTTCTTCTGAAGTATAATAATACTGTGTATACCATTAATATTATATGTACTTGAAAAACTTTGAAACTTATTTCAGAATTTGAGCAGATTTACCAGAGACCTCTGTATTGAAAAAATGATATTAAGTAGCAGatgatgtatttcaaaattatttctgtttctatggatcaTGAACTTTTGGGGCAATACAAAAAGGGTATAAGTTTGGTTGAGGAGGTGACTTTTACAGATGAAACACAGATGCTTATAAAGACAGCATATGATTTGGGACCAAAAAGAGTAATACAGACAAATGGTATTGTTGGAGTAGAGAAGAAAAGGTCAATATGGGTTAGAATAGTCGTGGAGACTTTCTAGAAAAAATTGGCATGTGAAGATAGGCTTTTGGGAGTCTGGAGGAATGCTCTTCCAGGAGAAGAGCAGATTTTTAAAGTGGGGTGGCCATACATGCAGAGGCACATAGGTTGGAATAAGCAGTAATAGTGTAGTACAATGAGGAGAACAGTGTGAAGGAAGTAGAAGTTTGACCTCGAGTAGATAAAATGGGAAGGGTAGATTGGGCCTATATTCCAGAGAACTGAACATGGCAGGCTGTGTATTTGGTTCAAACTATATCAAAGAGGTTTGGGTAAGAGATTTATGTTATTAAGATagtgttttaaaagtattaaCAATAAGCGGTAGTTTTGAAATTGTGCTCTGTGGGGTGTTTAGCAGTGGGACCCTTGATATCTTGGTCACCACTATATCCTTGGAGCCCAGGACAGAGCCTGGTACCCAGGAGGAactaaaaaatgtttgttgagtgaatgaatggcaGAGTTTTGGGTCTTCCTTGACCCACGTTTCAATAGGAGCAGATCAGCATTACAGTGTTATATATATCAGGCTTCtacatattgtttcattttacttgAAATGATTCCATATACAAAAGCAGTTTGAAACCCCTAAATATGGACTTAGTGGAGGAGAGATTGGAGGAGAGGAACCAGGAAACAGTTTGGCAACTATGTTCTAAGTCCTGATTTCATTTACACCTCAGGGTGGCTGTGTTGGGTATTCCCATTACGGTGTATTAAAGAATCTTAGGATGTTTcagaaaaattaatgtttttgttttgacataAAGAAATGATGGCATCATGGCTTTAAGATATGCAGATGATCTTTTATGGCTTTAAGATGAAATCATGACTGACAGTTAGCAGGCATTGAGCTTCTGCTTTTGTGCAGATCTCTGTAAGTTTGTGTTTTGGGGGAGATAGAAGGGAAATGGGAGCCGACGTAGACCGTGATGGGGTTGATCATTGTGATCTAGTGATCCATTGAGTATTTGGAAATTGGTGCTCAAGTTGGATAGAGAAATGATTTTGGATAGAAGCAGCTATcacatttgtaaaatgctttttagAAGTTTTCTGGTCTCACTGTTCTTATTTGTAGGTTTCCTCTAGACAGGTTGATCCAGGGGACGCGCCGTGATGGGGTTTCCTTATAAAGTGATTTGTGTAATGCTGCTTTCTCTGGAAATTTGTAAACTCATTTTTTCAGTGCCCACTAAATGAAGTTAATAAAAGGGCAGTAGGTCTTTCCCTATCTCACTTAGACCCTAGGCAGTTTTCACTTTCATTCTTGGCTTTCTCTTTGGCAAAGCTAGGAAGCTTCTGCTGAAACCCACTTCACTAGAGGATATCGTAGTTAGAGAGTTGTCAAGTGCATACTTTGGTATAGTCCCTATATTTATAAAGTATGTCACAGTAAGTGTATAAGAATGATGAGTGTTGAAATGGATAATTTGATATGTATTCTGtagattttacctttttaaaaggcTTATTAACTAAACAAGTAGCTGACTAAATACATTCAGAAAATAGTAGAAGGTAGATGGCTACTACTCTGACTTATTGTGGGTGAACAGGTGAACAGTTCTTCttatgtactattttttttttttttttgagatggagtcttgcactgtcacccgggctggtgtgcagtggtggatcttggctcgctgcaacctctgcctctcgggttcaagcgattctcttgcctcagcctcccaagtagctaggattacaggtgcccaccaccacaactggctaattttttgtatttttaatggagatggggtttcactatgttggccaaggttaaactcctgaccttgtggtgatccgcccgccttggcctcccaaagtgctgagattacaggtgtgagccaccgcgcctggcccttacATGCTATTTAAAAGATTTCTTTACACTTTCAAGGTCAAATTTTGATATACAGAATGGGGGAGGGGAGCTGAAGGGGCCGTTGTGCCAGAGTTCCTAAAACTGGCTGTCAGTCAGAATTTCTGGGGAGAGTTGGGGTACGGGTGTTTGCCCAGGATGTAATTTCCAAGGCCCACCCCAGATATACTGAATTAGAATCCACAGAGGTGAGGTCTCAGCATCTGCATTTTAATTACATTCCCTAGGTTAGTCTGATGTAGCTTGTCAGAGAACCAGCATTTGGGAGCCATTGACTCCAGTGGCTTCTCATcacaattagaataaaataaaaaactcctTGCCTGAGCCTACAGGACCTTGTGTAATCTTGCCCTAGCTTTATCTCTAATCTCTTTTCCTTGTTTGTGCTTCTCTTCCCCTTGCTTACTATGCTTCAGCATGgtagtcttctttcttttcctaaaacAAGCCGAGTGCATTCCCACCAttgggcctttgcacttgctgtttcctctgcctggaatacccTGTCCCTAGATATTCAAATAGATGATTCATTCTGCTCTTAGATCAAAtgtctctttctcagggatgccTCTTGACACTCCCAGTCTGAAGTCCCTTACACCCCATCATTGTCTGTCATCTCATTCTGATTTATTCACAGCACTTGTCACTAGctgaaattatcattttattttacgtCTTTCTTCTCCAGAATGTAAACTGCTTGGAGGCAGGGGCCTTGCCAGTCTTGTGCACTCTTACTTCTCCAAcactagaatagtgcctggtccTTAGTTAGCATTCAGGAGATAGTTGTTTTGAGACAAGCCTGCTCTAGCCAACCAGTGAGCCCATGTAATCTCAGAATCCAGTCAAGGAAAGGACAGAAATTGCTCAGCTGATCAGGCTTGTGGATAACACTCATTTCCtgtaattctctttttcttcctgtttagCTGAGTCCACCTCAGGACGAGGCCAGTGCCTGAAACGCATCCGCTACCATGGCAGAGGTCGCTTTGGGATCATGGAGAAGGTTTATTGCCATTATTTTGTGAAGTTGGTGGAAGGGCCCCCACCTCCACCTGAGCCACCAAAGACGGCAGTTGCCCATGCCAAAGAGTATATTCAGCAGCTTCGCAGCCGGACCATCGTTCACACTCTATGATGAGGAGATTCAGACTCCACAGTGTAtatattttgccatttattttctaaaaataaacaaaaattgaaggCAAATGCTTTTTATGATTTCTCATTGAATTATTGAAACAGTGTATAACTGCTAGttgtaaatgaatatttataaggCTTTGCCCATTTCTTTTGAGCCTCTGGGCATATTTGTATGCATTTGCGACTTGGAAGGGGAAATCAGCTTTAAACATAGTAACAGACTATATTTCAAAAGGCTTTTGGAGTAACTTTGAAAGGGAATGTTAACTTTCCAACTAGTGTCCTGCAGGTGGCTGTTTTGATACTGGACTTGAATACAGTGTTATGAGGTaagaaaattgcttttatttcacttaattttctcTTGGGACCATGGGAAGTTAGAGTGGCTGCATGTTGTTTCATTACAGTATTTTAGGGTGTTCAGTGGTACCGTTTTTCCTTTCACTGTTGGCACAGGCCAGTgagtcaaaaattatattttcctttactgTTTTAGCAGTAACTCGAAACTACAGGAGTTTATTAGATATACGAATCTAAAACTCCAAAAACCTTTaactttgaaaattttcttttggttAAGCAAagcctgtttttatttcttcttccaacaGTGCTTTATATTGTTTGGATATCTTGTTTaggattgatttatttttcagggtAAATTCAATTACTGAGAGAGGAATTGAACCAATCTCAGCATTGCATTCTAAAATGGGGCAGTAGGTGGCACTCAACCTTTTATTAGCAGAAAATTGTTAGTTTCAAATTAGAGTGTTCAACACTGCTTCCCTCTCATTCATACACGTCTTCATTAAGAAGAAGTACTCTTTGTCTACAGCCCTAGTCCAACTTTTGCATGCAAAAGAAGAATCGAGGATGCTTGCTTGTTAATGCAGACTTCTGGGCCCCACCCCAATGATTCAATTCACTAGGTCTTATGGGGGGCTGGTTTCAGAAATCTATGTTTTAAACAAACACTTCCAGGTAATTCTGTTGTAGGGGACTACGCTTTGAGAATACGGCTTTAGGAGAATgaaaaaatgtagttttattgCCATGTTTTAAGATGGCATTAATAATAGTTACTGTTTACTGGGAACTTGTTATTTGCAAGCTCTGTGCTAGTATTTTACATAATTCTTCACAACATCCTGAAAATGTAGCTTTTGTTTTACCACTTTACAAAGGAATAAACCGAAGCACACAGAATTCAAATAACTATCACAAGTCACACAGCATGTAAATATTGGGGCTATGATTGAAAGGTTTCTAAAGTAGCTGGTTCTGCATACCTTTTGAGTATACAGCTGGGTTTTTGTGTCTCTCCAGTTAACCTAATGCATGGGTAAAAAGACATCAGGGGTCAGTGGAATAAACCAAGGTGTAGGACAGATTCATTCTGGGTCCTAAGCTGTTGTAGCATGGAGTCAGGGAAATAACACTGGAATATTAAAAGGTAACCTTCATTCTAGTCTGTGCATTCTCATTAGCCAGAAAGAAGACTGGATAGGTCTCTTCCCTTGCTGGcctccatttcattcatttatgaaaCAAGAGACTCAATGTTCTCTGTAGAAAACCTTTTTTAGAATCACTTgaagaatttgtttaaaaatgcaaattcctgggctctACTCTCAGACTAAGTGAATCAGAAGCTTTGGTGTGGGAGACCATGGAACCTGCAGTTTTAATAAATGCCCCAGTGATTTGCATGTTGGAGAATTATCACACCAGGTCACTGTGCTCTCATGTGGTGGGGATGCTCCACGATTGCTCTTGGAGTTGTGACTTCCTTGGGTGTGACTAAAGCCAGGTGGTGCCATGGAcatcataaatataaattatgtaagtGAAGGCACTGCTTCAGTCAGGCTGTAAAAGCTATTTTGAAAGTGGTAAGGAAAAAGTAGGATTGTAATGAAGAAAATTTCCTTCCCAGGTTAAGCCTTCATTTGGAACTGCTTCCAGTACGTTACAAAAAGTAATAATAGCTAACCTGTGTCACTGACTGTATCTGGTACTATTTTAAGCActatatatacattatctcaatGAATCTTTCCCATTGTGACATCCGGCTAGTTTTCGTGGCTAAGAGTGTACTTTCTAACATCCATGAACATTGTGGTCCCCACCTGAAGTTTCACTTTGCATgttcagtgatatggtttggctctgtgttcccacccaatcttatctcaaattgtaatccccatgtgtccagggagggacctgtaatccccacctAGTGACGGAGGGAGGTGATTGATGATGGGTGTGGTgtaccccatgctgttctcgtgatagtgagtgggttctcatgagatctgatggttttataagtgtttgaaaGTTCCCTCTTCACTcgctgtcttgcctgctgccatgtaaaatgtgcctacttcaccctctgccatgattgtaagtttcctgaggcctccccagccatgcagaactttgacacaattaaatgtcttttctttataaattacccaatcttgggtattcTTTATAgtggtgtgaaaatggactaatacattcaGAAGCCATTATCTGTTATTCTTTAATGGCAATCTCTGAATGCttgtactttccttcttttccaaagAATTACTGTAGACCCAAATTTTCATCATTTGAGTGTAGCACATTCAGAAAGTACACCAATTGCAAGTATACAGCACAAATTATGATCAGCTGATGAACATGTACAAATAACCCCCATTAAGACAAGAAATAGAACATAAATAGCAACCCTGAAGCCCCTACCTGCACCCCCGGTCACTACCCCATCTCTCTTCTCAAAAAGTAATCatgatagattaaaaaaaaaaaaggtcagcttttgttttttcaactCTAATTTATTGGGCAACTATTATATACATGGTACTGAAGATACAGGCAGTGAACATAGTAAATATGGCCCCTGCCTGAAAGAGCTGACTGATGGGAAAGACAACTGTACATCTATCATTGAAAGTATTTATTGTGGATTCAGAGGGACAGGGGGCTCTGAAAAATAGTTACTGCTTCTTTGGGGGTTTACTTAAAGAGATACAGTCAGGAGAAAGGGTAAAAACAAATACATGGTTCAGTAAAAAGCTATGATATCAAAATGTCAACttaagggattttattttattcttactattttagagacagggtcttgatctgttgcccaggctggagtgcagtgacacgatcatggctcagtttagcctcagcctcccaggctcaggtgatcctcccacctcagtctcccaagtagctgggagaataggtgtgcaccaccacacatggctagtttttgtatttttgtagagatggggttttgccatgttgccctggctggtctcaaactcctgggctcaagtgatcctcccacctcggcctcccaaagtgccgggattataggtgtgagccactgcaccagcctatTACAAATACTTTGAATGAAAGCAAGGAAATATTGGTAGATGAATTATACTTGtgcactaaaataaaatttttaaaaatatccaataGGGACTTGAATGATTATTTTCACATATGGCCCAAGGAGGCTCATACAAATTCTACTTTGGAAAGGAAGGAATGGCAATATTAATTTCAAAGTGCAATTTaaggaagaagttaaatgacCCTAAAAAGGTTGTTTACACATGCAGTCAATTTGAGAAAATGTACAAGTCTTCTGAAGAGCATTTGTAAATTGCATGTGTCCACAGTGGACCCCAATATAAGAAATACTGATTTAAATGGTTTTTCTATTTGACTGTTTATCTAAATGGTCACAGTTCTTTACTCTTTTCATATATTGATGctctttgcaatgtgactttgtaTCTCCTCTTATTAAGAGGTGGAGtctttgaatctgggctggctttGTGACTTCTTTGGCCAACAGAAAGTAGCAGAAGTGAGAGTTTTCCAGTTTTCAGTCTAGGCCTCAGAGGTCTtgtttgcttcctctttttttcctggaCCTTTGCTTCTGCCATGTCAACAAACCTAAGCTAACCTGCTGCAGGACTAGAGACCACATGGAAGAGAGCAATGAATCACCCACTGAGAGCCAGCCAGCCAACTC
The genomic region above belongs to Homo sapiens chromosome 5, GRCh38.p14 Primary Assembly and contains:
- the MRPL22 gene encoding large ribosomal subunit protein uL22m isoform b (isoform b is encoded by transcript variant 2) is translated as MWYLAKLIRGMSIDQALAQLEFNDKKGAKIIKEVLLEAQDMAVRDHNVEFRSNLYIAESTSGRGQCLKRIRYHGRGRFGIMEKVYCHYFVKLVEGPPPPPEPPKTAVAHAKEYIQQLRSRTIVHTL